In Helianthus annuus cultivar XRQ/B chromosome 3, HanXRQr2.0-SUNRISE, whole genome shotgun sequence, a single window of DNA contains:
- the LOC110883570 gene encoding uncharacterized protein LOC110883570, producing the protein MASANTWYQSAWLENEELGSELSDPGKIRMKKMENKHGKRRETNSDSDYMSPRLRAIAILKQEIAIMELQYEIALMEYESGRHEDNEDAGEVMTRKEEDDSERNVLACKDVQKLNGKMQEDRDGYYNREGDKDTESREKSEINRKHHKRKQKDDEDAKETGNDHKEEEEENTGDNRSPTPVMKKIDKNHNGLFFIDDTKIHDTKRRKIKKEYLIKRRKLVVSVF; encoded by the coding sequence ATGGCTTCCGCTAACACGTGGTATCAGAGCGCATGGTTAGAAAACGAAGAATTAGGATCAGAATTAAGTGATCCTGGGAAGATACGGATGAAGAAGATGGAAAACAAACACGGGAAGAGGCGAGAAACAAATAGCGACTCCGATTATATGAGTCCCCGATTACGCGCGATTGCAATCTTGAAACAAGAGATTGCAATAATGGAATTGCAATATGAAATTGCATTAATGGAATACGAATCGGGACGTCACGAAGATAATGAAGATGCAGGCGAAGTAATGACACGGAAAGAGGAAGACGATTCCGAAAGGAATGTTTTGGCCTGTAAAGATGTTCAAAAACTGAACGGTAAGATGCAGGAAGACAGGGACGGTTATTACAATAGAGAAGGCGACAAGGATACGGAATCAAGAGAGAAATCGGAAATTAACCGAAAGCATCACAAGAGAAAACAAAAGGATGATGAAGATGCAAAGGAAACAGGGAATGATCAtaaagaagaagaggaagagaacACAGGGGATAACCGGTCACCGACACCGGTTATGAAAAAAATAGACAAGAATCATAATGGATTGTTCTTCATAGATGATACGAAAATTCATGATACAAAGAGAAGGAAAATTAAAAAAGAATATTTGATCAAAAGAAGGAAATTGGTAGTCTCTGTTTTTTGA
- the LOC110883718 gene encoding adenylate kinase 4 produces the protein MLRAAVAAKTPLGIKAKEAMDNGQLVSDDLVVGIIDEALKKPSCQKGFILDGFPGTVVQAEKLDEMLARRGVKVDKVLNFATTFGWVFSGSVHSRRFCCVSPRRAPLTT, from the exons ATGCTACGAGCCGCTGTTGCTGCTAAAACTCCTCTCGGAATCAAAGCAAAAGAAGCTATGGACAAT GGACAACTTGTTTCTGATGACTTAGTTGTTGGAATAATTGATGAAGCACTGAAGAAGCCTTCATGTCAAAAAGGCTTCATTCTTGACGGATTTCCGGGAACAGTTGTCCAGGCAGAAAAG CTTGATGAGATGCTTGCAAGGAGAGGGGTAAAAGTTGACAAAGTGCTCAACTTTGCAACCACTTTTGGCTGGGTTTTTTCTGGTTCAGTGCACTCAAGGCGGTTTTGCTGCGTCTCGCCTAGGCGCGCGCCTTTAACTACGTAG